The following are encoded in a window of Gasterosteus aculeatus chromosome 5, fGasAcu3.hap1.1, whole genome shotgun sequence genomic DNA:
- the fmnl1b gene encoding formin-like 1b isoform X1, translating to MGNAAGNMEVPLGKEGKASSLPGSTGHPRQMGIKLPMPAEEELEQRFSAVLNTMNLPPDKVEILSHYDNEKKWDLICDQERFQVKNPPSAYLEKLKSHLDHGGVGRKFKRRVQESTQVLRELEISLRTNYIGWAQEFLNKENHGLDVLVDYLSFAHSAITYEADALDNGTPPTDKKSLDDLSRSASNSPTHSASKAGKAFTVRKGRGSRVVSQSDDVHLCIMCLRAIMNYQSGFNQVMKHPHCVNEITLSLNNRNPRTKALVLELLAAVCLVRGGHYIILSAFDSFKEVCGEKSRFEKLMEYFGHEDNNIDFMVACMQFINIVVHSVENMNFRVHLQYEFTQHGLDDLLEKLKFTESDRLLVQIQAYLDNVFDVGALLEDAETKNALLEHMEELQEHNTLLSSRLQESEREAVQKASEMEKKLIETTKAVELLKESLRESSCQVTLLQQRERETALERERERERELERDRSTAALRELEVKVQALVERGLVRLGRSSSGHLDVQVVAAETQKAEEEADSSKNREACPLSTEPHSLLPAVVQAPPPPPPPPPPPPPSATTPPLPAAPPPPLTVTDGESTHAGLKKRKTIQTKYQMPLLNWQPLKSNQVAGTVFSELDDDQVLQELDMATFEEHFKTKAQPAPVVLGTLKMKPAPRTPTRVSLMEPNRAKNLAITLRKEGVAASDICCAIETYNRTALSLDFLELLERFIPSEYETKLIHGYECEGRPLDELAEEDRFMVRFSKIPRLPQRISTLTFMGNFPESVQLIQPQLNAIIAASMSIKSSGKLKKILEIILAFGNFMNSSKRGAACGFRLQSLDLLLDIKSTDRKQTLLHFIVGIVQEKYPEVRCFFSELHFLEKAAQVSLDSVLQDVRALERGMEVTRREASVEGDSPVLQDFLGRNAALLHSLAADGTTAQDVYDSAVEYFGENSKTTPPSVFFPVFVRFIRAYQQAELENEQRMKVPSREAPSTPPKPDITGKRVCATSRPPQMDLIAELKRRQVSPLVREGKDGAIEDIITDLRNQPYRRTDGGRRSGKWKPGQQLHVSSDISL from the exons ATGGGAAACGCAGCAGGGAACATGGAGGTGCCTCTGGGGAAGGAGGGCAAGGCGTCGTCCCTCCCGGGCTCCACAGGCCACCCGAGACAAATGGGGATCAAACTACCGATGCCAGCGGAGGAGGAACTGGAGCAACGCTTCAGCGCAGTGCTG AACACGATGAATCTTCCTCCGGACAAAGTGGAGATCCTCAGTCACTACGACAACGAGAAGAAGTGGGATCTGATCTGTGACCAG GAGCGGTTTCAAGTGAAGAATCCCCCGTCGGCGTATCTGGAGAAGCTGAAGAGCCACCTGGATCACGGGGGGGTCGGTCGGAAG TTTAAGAGACGCGTCCAGGAATCCACTCAGGTCCTCAGAGAGCTGGAGATCTCCCTGAGGACCAATTACATCGG TTGGGCTCAGGAGTTCCTGAACAAGGAGAACCACGGCTTGGACGTCCTGGTGGACTATCTGTCCTTCGCCCACAGTGCCATCAC GTACGAGGCGGACGCTTTGGACAACGGCACGCCGCCCACCGACAAGAAGTCCCTGGATGATCTGAGCAGAAGTGCCAGTAACTCACCAACTCACAGCGCCTCCAAGGCCGGCAAGGCCTTCACAGTGAG GAAGGGGCGGGGCTCCCGGGTCGTGAGTCAGAGCGACGATGTTCACCTCTGCATCATGTGTCTACGTGCCATAATGAACTATCAG tcTGGGTTCAACCAGGTGATGAAGCATCCCCACTGTGTCAACGAGATCACGCTCAGCCTCAACAACAGAAACCCCAG GACGAAGGCGTtggtgctggagctgctggcggCCGTGTGTCTGGTGCGAGGAGGCCATTACATCATCCTCTCCGCCTTCGACAGCTTCAAAGAG GTGTGTGGAGAGAAAAGTCGGTTTGAGAAGCTCATGGAGTATTTTGGCCATGAAGACAACAACATTGACTTCATG GTGGCGTGCATGCAGTTCATCAACATCGTGGTCCACTCTGTGGAAAACATGAACTTCAGGGTCCACCTCCAGTACGAGTTCACGCAGCACGGGCTGGACGATTTGCTTGAG AAGTTAAAGTTCACGGAGAgtgaccggctgctggtccagATCCAGGCCTACTTGGACAACGTGTTTGATGTGGGCGCTCTGCTGGAGGACGCCGAGACCAAGAACGCTCTGCTGGAGCacatggaggagctgcaggagcacaACACACTG CTGAGCTCCAGGCTgcaggagagcgagagggaggccGTGCAGAAAGCCTCCgagatggagaagaagctcATTGAGACCACCAAGGCGGTGGAGCTCCTGAAG GAGAGCCTCCGGGAATCCAGCTGCCAGGTGACTCTCCTgcagcagcgagagagagagacagcgctGGAACgcgagcgggagagagagagggagttggAGAGGGATCGATCCACCGCGGCCCTGAGGGAGctggaggtcaaagttcaggCTCTGGTGGAGCGGGGGCTGGTCCGACTGGGTCGCTCCTCCTCGGGACACCTGGACGTCCAGGTGGTCGCCGCGGAGACGCAGAAAG CCGAGGAAGAAGCCGACTCGAGTAAGAACCGGGAGGCGTGTCCTCTGTCCACGGAGCCACATTCTCTCCTCCCTGCGGTGGTGCAagctccccctccaccaccaccacctcctcctccacctcctccaagCGCAACTACTCCTCCACTACCAGCGGCTCCACCCCCCCCGTTGACTGTGACTGATGGCGAGTCGACACACGCTG GTctcaagaagaggaagacgataCAAACCAAGTACCAGATGCCGCTGTTGAACTGGCAGCCGCTGAAGTCCAACCAGGTGGCCGGGACCGTATTCAGCGAGCTGGACGACGACCAAGTTCTCCag GAGCTGGACATGGCAACTTTTGAGGAGCACTTCAAGACCAAGGCCCAGCCGGCCCCCGTGGTGCTGGGCACTCTGAAGATGAAGCCGGCCCCCAGGACCCCCACCCGGGTGTCTCTGATGGAGCCCAACAGGGCCAAGAACCTGGCCATCACACTGCGCAAGGAAGGAGTGGCCGCCTCCGACATCTGCTGCGCCATCGAGAC GTACAACCGGACAGCTCTGAGCCTGGActtcctggagctgctggagcgcTTCATCCCCTCGGAGTACGAGACCAAGCTCATCCACGGCTACGAGTGCGAGGGCAGGCCCCTGGACGAGCTCGCCGAGGAGGACCGCTTCATGGTGCGCTTCAGCAAGATCCCGCGGCTCCCCCAGCGCATCAGCACGCTCACCTTCATGGGCAACTTTCCCGAGAGCGTGCAGCTGATACAGCCG CAACTAAACGCCATCATCGCCGCCTCCATGTCCATCAAATCCTCCGGCAAGCTGAAGAAAATCCTCGAA ATCATCTTGGCATTCGGGAACTTCATGAACAGCAGCAAGCGAGGAGCAGCGTGCGGCTTCCGCCTGCAGAGCTTAGACCTG CTTTTGGACATAAAGTCTACGGACCGGAAGCAGACGCTGCTCCACTTCATCGTGGGCATCGTGCAGGAGAAATACCCTGAGGTCCGCTGCTTCTTCAGCGAGCTGCACTTCCTGGAGAAGGCGGCGCAGG TCTCCCTGGACAGCGTCCTGCAGGACGTGCGCGCTCTGGAGCGCGGCATGGAGGTCACCAGGAGGGAGGCCTCGGTGGAAGGAGACAGCCCCGTGCTGCAGGACTTCCTCGGCAGGAACGCCGCGCTGCTTCACTCGCTCGCCGCCGACGGAACGACCGCCCAG GATGTGTACGACTCCGCCGTGGAGTACTTCGGAGAGAACTCCAAGACGACGCCGCCCTCAGTCTTCTTTCCGGTTTTCGTCAGGTTCATCCGGGCGTACCAG CAAGCGGAGCTGGAGAACGAGCAGAGGATGAAGGTCCCGAGCCGTGAAGCTCCATCAACTCCACCCAAACCCGACATCACGGGCAAAAGG GTCTGTGCGACGTCCAGACCGCCTCAGATGGATCTGATAGCGGAGCTGAAGAGGAGGCAGGTGTCTCCTCTGGTGAGGGAGGGCAAGGACGGAGCCATCGAGGACATCATCACAG ATTTAAGGAATCAGCCgtacagacggacggacggaggcAGACGAAGCGGCAAGTGGAAACCAGGACAACAGCTGCACGTGTCCTCCGACATCTCCCTCTGA
- the fmnl1b gene encoding formin-like 1b isoform X2 — translation MGNAAGNMEVPLGKEGKASSLPGSTGHPRQMGIKLPMPAEEELEQRFSAVLNTMNLPPDKVEILSHYDNEKKWDLICDQERFQVKNPPSAYLEKLKSHLDHGGVGRKFKRRVQESTQVLRELEISLRTNYIGWAQEFLNKENHGLDVLVDYLSFAHSAITYEADALDNGTPPTDKKSLDDLSRSASNSPTHSASKAGKAFTVRKGRGSRVVSQSDDVHLCIMCLRAIMNYQSGFNQVMKHPHCVNEITLSLNNRNPRTKALVLELLAAVCLVRGGHYIILSAFDSFKEVCGEKSRFEKLMEYFGHEDNNIDFMVACMQFINIVVHSVENMNFRVHLQYEFTQHGLDDLLEKLKFTESDRLLVQIQAYLDNVFDVGALLEDAETKNALLEHMEELQEHNTLLSSRLQESEREAVQKASEMEKKLIETTKAVELLKESLRESSCQVTLLQQRERETALERERERERELERDRSTAALRELEVKVQALVERGLVRLGRSSSGHLDVQVVAAETQKAEEEADSSKNREACPLSTEPHSLLPAVVQAPPPPPPPPPPPPPSATTPPLPAAPPPPLTVTDGESTHAGLKKRKTIQTKYQMPLLNWQPLKSNQVAGTVFSELDDDQVLQELDMATFEEHFKTKAQPAPVVLGTLKMKPAPRTPTRVSLMEPNRAKNLAITLRKEGVAASDICCAIETYNRTALSLDFLELLERFIPSEYETKLIHGYECEGRPLDELAEEDRFMVRFSKIPRLPQRISTLTFMGNFPESVQLIQPQLNAIIAASMSIKSSGKLKKILEIILAFGNFMNSSKRGAACGFRLQSLDLLLDIKSTDRKQTLLHFIVGIVQEKYPEVRCFFSELHFLEKAAQVSLDSVLQDVRALERGMEVTRREASVEGDSPVLQDFLGRNAALLHSLAADGTTAQDVYDSAVEYFGENSKTTPPSVFFPVFVRFIRAYQQAELENEQRMKVPSREAPSTPPKPDITGKRVCATSRPPQMDLIAELKRRQVSPLVREGKDGAIEDIITALKSVPFTARSAKRSSRLFCDSVFSDEI, via the exons ATGGGAAACGCAGCAGGGAACATGGAGGTGCCTCTGGGGAAGGAGGGCAAGGCGTCGTCCCTCCCGGGCTCCACAGGCCACCCGAGACAAATGGGGATCAAACTACCGATGCCAGCGGAGGAGGAACTGGAGCAACGCTTCAGCGCAGTGCTG AACACGATGAATCTTCCTCCGGACAAAGTGGAGATCCTCAGTCACTACGACAACGAGAAGAAGTGGGATCTGATCTGTGACCAG GAGCGGTTTCAAGTGAAGAATCCCCCGTCGGCGTATCTGGAGAAGCTGAAGAGCCACCTGGATCACGGGGGGGTCGGTCGGAAG TTTAAGAGACGCGTCCAGGAATCCACTCAGGTCCTCAGAGAGCTGGAGATCTCCCTGAGGACCAATTACATCGG TTGGGCTCAGGAGTTCCTGAACAAGGAGAACCACGGCTTGGACGTCCTGGTGGACTATCTGTCCTTCGCCCACAGTGCCATCAC GTACGAGGCGGACGCTTTGGACAACGGCACGCCGCCCACCGACAAGAAGTCCCTGGATGATCTGAGCAGAAGTGCCAGTAACTCACCAACTCACAGCGCCTCCAAGGCCGGCAAGGCCTTCACAGTGAG GAAGGGGCGGGGCTCCCGGGTCGTGAGTCAGAGCGACGATGTTCACCTCTGCATCATGTGTCTACGTGCCATAATGAACTATCAG tcTGGGTTCAACCAGGTGATGAAGCATCCCCACTGTGTCAACGAGATCACGCTCAGCCTCAACAACAGAAACCCCAG GACGAAGGCGTtggtgctggagctgctggcggCCGTGTGTCTGGTGCGAGGAGGCCATTACATCATCCTCTCCGCCTTCGACAGCTTCAAAGAG GTGTGTGGAGAGAAAAGTCGGTTTGAGAAGCTCATGGAGTATTTTGGCCATGAAGACAACAACATTGACTTCATG GTGGCGTGCATGCAGTTCATCAACATCGTGGTCCACTCTGTGGAAAACATGAACTTCAGGGTCCACCTCCAGTACGAGTTCACGCAGCACGGGCTGGACGATTTGCTTGAG AAGTTAAAGTTCACGGAGAgtgaccggctgctggtccagATCCAGGCCTACTTGGACAACGTGTTTGATGTGGGCGCTCTGCTGGAGGACGCCGAGACCAAGAACGCTCTGCTGGAGCacatggaggagctgcaggagcacaACACACTG CTGAGCTCCAGGCTgcaggagagcgagagggaggccGTGCAGAAAGCCTCCgagatggagaagaagctcATTGAGACCACCAAGGCGGTGGAGCTCCTGAAG GAGAGCCTCCGGGAATCCAGCTGCCAGGTGACTCTCCTgcagcagcgagagagagagacagcgctGGAACgcgagcgggagagagagagggagttggAGAGGGATCGATCCACCGCGGCCCTGAGGGAGctggaggtcaaagttcaggCTCTGGTGGAGCGGGGGCTGGTCCGACTGGGTCGCTCCTCCTCGGGACACCTGGACGTCCAGGTGGTCGCCGCGGAGACGCAGAAAG CCGAGGAAGAAGCCGACTCGAGTAAGAACCGGGAGGCGTGTCCTCTGTCCACGGAGCCACATTCTCTCCTCCCTGCGGTGGTGCAagctccccctccaccaccaccacctcctcctccacctcctccaagCGCAACTACTCCTCCACTACCAGCGGCTCCACCCCCCCCGTTGACTGTGACTGATGGCGAGTCGACACACGCTG GTctcaagaagaggaagacgataCAAACCAAGTACCAGATGCCGCTGTTGAACTGGCAGCCGCTGAAGTCCAACCAGGTGGCCGGGACCGTATTCAGCGAGCTGGACGACGACCAAGTTCTCCag GAGCTGGACATGGCAACTTTTGAGGAGCACTTCAAGACCAAGGCCCAGCCGGCCCCCGTGGTGCTGGGCACTCTGAAGATGAAGCCGGCCCCCAGGACCCCCACCCGGGTGTCTCTGATGGAGCCCAACAGGGCCAAGAACCTGGCCATCACACTGCGCAAGGAAGGAGTGGCCGCCTCCGACATCTGCTGCGCCATCGAGAC GTACAACCGGACAGCTCTGAGCCTGGActtcctggagctgctggagcgcTTCATCCCCTCGGAGTACGAGACCAAGCTCATCCACGGCTACGAGTGCGAGGGCAGGCCCCTGGACGAGCTCGCCGAGGAGGACCGCTTCATGGTGCGCTTCAGCAAGATCCCGCGGCTCCCCCAGCGCATCAGCACGCTCACCTTCATGGGCAACTTTCCCGAGAGCGTGCAGCTGATACAGCCG CAACTAAACGCCATCATCGCCGCCTCCATGTCCATCAAATCCTCCGGCAAGCTGAAGAAAATCCTCGAA ATCATCTTGGCATTCGGGAACTTCATGAACAGCAGCAAGCGAGGAGCAGCGTGCGGCTTCCGCCTGCAGAGCTTAGACCTG CTTTTGGACATAAAGTCTACGGACCGGAAGCAGACGCTGCTCCACTTCATCGTGGGCATCGTGCAGGAGAAATACCCTGAGGTCCGCTGCTTCTTCAGCGAGCTGCACTTCCTGGAGAAGGCGGCGCAGG TCTCCCTGGACAGCGTCCTGCAGGACGTGCGCGCTCTGGAGCGCGGCATGGAGGTCACCAGGAGGGAGGCCTCGGTGGAAGGAGACAGCCCCGTGCTGCAGGACTTCCTCGGCAGGAACGCCGCGCTGCTTCACTCGCTCGCCGCCGACGGAACGACCGCCCAG GATGTGTACGACTCCGCCGTGGAGTACTTCGGAGAGAACTCCAAGACGACGCCGCCCTCAGTCTTCTTTCCGGTTTTCGTCAGGTTCATCCGGGCGTACCAG CAAGCGGAGCTGGAGAACGAGCAGAGGATGAAGGTCCCGAGCCGTGAAGCTCCATCAACTCCACCCAAACCCGACATCACGGGCAAAAGG GTCTGTGCGACGTCCAGACCGCCTCAGATGGATCTGATAGCGGAGCTGAAGAGGAGGCAGGTGTCTCCTCTGGTGAGGGAGGGCAAGGACGGAGCCATCGAGGACATCATCACAG CTCTTAAGTCTGTGCCCTTCACGGCTCGCTCTGCCAAACGTTCCTCCCGGCTCTTCTGCGACTCGGTCTTCAGTGACGAG ATTTAA
- the fmnl1b gene encoding formin-like 1b isoform X4: MGNAAGNMEVPLGKEGKASSLPGSTGHPRQMGIKLPMPAEEELEQRFSAVLNTMNLPPDKVEILSHYDNEKKWDLICDQERFQVKNPPSAYLEKLKSHLDHGGVGRKFKRRVQESTQVLRELEISLRTNYIGWAQEFLNKENHGLDVLVDYLSFAHSAITYEADALDNGTPPTDKKSLDDLSRSASNSPTHSASKAGKAFTVRKGRGSRVVSQSDDVHLCIMCLRAIMNYQSGFNQVMKHPHCVNEITLSLNNRNPRTKALVLELLAAVCLVRGGHYIILSAFDSFKEVCGEKSRFEKLMEYFGHEDNNIDFMVACMQFINIVVHSVENMNFRVHLQYEFTQHGLDDLLEKLKFTESDRLLVQIQAYLDNVFDVGALLEDAETKNALLEHMEELQEHNTLLSSRLQESEREAVQKASEMEKKLIETTKAVELLKESLRESSCQVTLLQQRERETALERERERERELERDRSTAALRELEVKVQALVERGLVRLGRSSSGHLDVQVVAAETQKAEEEADSSKNREACPLSTEPHSLLPAVVQAPPPPPPPPPPPPPSATTPPLPAAPPPPLTVTDGLKKRKTIQTKYQMPLLNWQPLKSNQVAGTVFSELDDDQVLQELDMATFEEHFKTKAQPAPVVLGTLKMKPAPRTPTRVSLMEPNRAKNLAITLRKEGVAASDICCAIETYNRTALSLDFLELLERFIPSEYETKLIHGYECEGRPLDELAEEDRFMVRFSKIPRLPQRISTLTFMGNFPESVQLIQPQLNAIIAASMSIKSSGKLKKILEIILAFGNFMNSSKRGAACGFRLQSLDLLLDIKSTDRKQTLLHFIVGIVQEKYPEVRCFFSELHFLEKAAQVSLDSVLQDVRALERGMEVTRREASVEGDSPVLQDFLGRNAALLHSLAADGTTAQDVYDSAVEYFGENSKTTPPSVFFPVFVRFIRAYQQAELENEQRMKVPSREAPSTPPKPDITGKRVCATSRPPQMDLIAELKRRQVSPLVREGKDGAIEDIITALKSVPFTARSAKRSSRLFCDSVFSDEI, encoded by the exons ATGGGAAACGCAGCAGGGAACATGGAGGTGCCTCTGGGGAAGGAGGGCAAGGCGTCGTCCCTCCCGGGCTCCACAGGCCACCCGAGACAAATGGGGATCAAACTACCGATGCCAGCGGAGGAGGAACTGGAGCAACGCTTCAGCGCAGTGCTG AACACGATGAATCTTCCTCCGGACAAAGTGGAGATCCTCAGTCACTACGACAACGAGAAGAAGTGGGATCTGATCTGTGACCAG GAGCGGTTTCAAGTGAAGAATCCCCCGTCGGCGTATCTGGAGAAGCTGAAGAGCCACCTGGATCACGGGGGGGTCGGTCGGAAG TTTAAGAGACGCGTCCAGGAATCCACTCAGGTCCTCAGAGAGCTGGAGATCTCCCTGAGGACCAATTACATCGG TTGGGCTCAGGAGTTCCTGAACAAGGAGAACCACGGCTTGGACGTCCTGGTGGACTATCTGTCCTTCGCCCACAGTGCCATCAC GTACGAGGCGGACGCTTTGGACAACGGCACGCCGCCCACCGACAAGAAGTCCCTGGATGATCTGAGCAGAAGTGCCAGTAACTCACCAACTCACAGCGCCTCCAAGGCCGGCAAGGCCTTCACAGTGAG GAAGGGGCGGGGCTCCCGGGTCGTGAGTCAGAGCGACGATGTTCACCTCTGCATCATGTGTCTACGTGCCATAATGAACTATCAG tcTGGGTTCAACCAGGTGATGAAGCATCCCCACTGTGTCAACGAGATCACGCTCAGCCTCAACAACAGAAACCCCAG GACGAAGGCGTtggtgctggagctgctggcggCCGTGTGTCTGGTGCGAGGAGGCCATTACATCATCCTCTCCGCCTTCGACAGCTTCAAAGAG GTGTGTGGAGAGAAAAGTCGGTTTGAGAAGCTCATGGAGTATTTTGGCCATGAAGACAACAACATTGACTTCATG GTGGCGTGCATGCAGTTCATCAACATCGTGGTCCACTCTGTGGAAAACATGAACTTCAGGGTCCACCTCCAGTACGAGTTCACGCAGCACGGGCTGGACGATTTGCTTGAG AAGTTAAAGTTCACGGAGAgtgaccggctgctggtccagATCCAGGCCTACTTGGACAACGTGTTTGATGTGGGCGCTCTGCTGGAGGACGCCGAGACCAAGAACGCTCTGCTGGAGCacatggaggagctgcaggagcacaACACACTG CTGAGCTCCAGGCTgcaggagagcgagagggaggccGTGCAGAAAGCCTCCgagatggagaagaagctcATTGAGACCACCAAGGCGGTGGAGCTCCTGAAG GAGAGCCTCCGGGAATCCAGCTGCCAGGTGACTCTCCTgcagcagcgagagagagagacagcgctGGAACgcgagcgggagagagagagggagttggAGAGGGATCGATCCACCGCGGCCCTGAGGGAGctggaggtcaaagttcaggCTCTGGTGGAGCGGGGGCTGGTCCGACTGGGTCGCTCCTCCTCGGGACACCTGGACGTCCAGGTGGTCGCCGCGGAGACGCAGAAAG CCGAGGAAGAAGCCGACTCGAGTAAGAACCGGGAGGCGTGTCCTCTGTCCACGGAGCCACATTCTCTCCTCCCTGCGGTGGTGCAagctccccctccaccaccaccacctcctcctccacctcctccaagCGCAACTACTCCTCCACTACCAGCGGCTCCACCCCCCCCGTTGACTGTGACTGATG GTctcaagaagaggaagacgataCAAACCAAGTACCAGATGCCGCTGTTGAACTGGCAGCCGCTGAAGTCCAACCAGGTGGCCGGGACCGTATTCAGCGAGCTGGACGACGACCAAGTTCTCCag GAGCTGGACATGGCAACTTTTGAGGAGCACTTCAAGACCAAGGCCCAGCCGGCCCCCGTGGTGCTGGGCACTCTGAAGATGAAGCCGGCCCCCAGGACCCCCACCCGGGTGTCTCTGATGGAGCCCAACAGGGCCAAGAACCTGGCCATCACACTGCGCAAGGAAGGAGTGGCCGCCTCCGACATCTGCTGCGCCATCGAGAC GTACAACCGGACAGCTCTGAGCCTGGActtcctggagctgctggagcgcTTCATCCCCTCGGAGTACGAGACCAAGCTCATCCACGGCTACGAGTGCGAGGGCAGGCCCCTGGACGAGCTCGCCGAGGAGGACCGCTTCATGGTGCGCTTCAGCAAGATCCCGCGGCTCCCCCAGCGCATCAGCACGCTCACCTTCATGGGCAACTTTCCCGAGAGCGTGCAGCTGATACAGCCG CAACTAAACGCCATCATCGCCGCCTCCATGTCCATCAAATCCTCCGGCAAGCTGAAGAAAATCCTCGAA ATCATCTTGGCATTCGGGAACTTCATGAACAGCAGCAAGCGAGGAGCAGCGTGCGGCTTCCGCCTGCAGAGCTTAGACCTG CTTTTGGACATAAAGTCTACGGACCGGAAGCAGACGCTGCTCCACTTCATCGTGGGCATCGTGCAGGAGAAATACCCTGAGGTCCGCTGCTTCTTCAGCGAGCTGCACTTCCTGGAGAAGGCGGCGCAGG TCTCCCTGGACAGCGTCCTGCAGGACGTGCGCGCTCTGGAGCGCGGCATGGAGGTCACCAGGAGGGAGGCCTCGGTGGAAGGAGACAGCCCCGTGCTGCAGGACTTCCTCGGCAGGAACGCCGCGCTGCTTCACTCGCTCGCCGCCGACGGAACGACCGCCCAG GATGTGTACGACTCCGCCGTGGAGTACTTCGGAGAGAACTCCAAGACGACGCCGCCCTCAGTCTTCTTTCCGGTTTTCGTCAGGTTCATCCGGGCGTACCAG CAAGCGGAGCTGGAGAACGAGCAGAGGATGAAGGTCCCGAGCCGTGAAGCTCCATCAACTCCACCCAAACCCGACATCACGGGCAAAAGG GTCTGTGCGACGTCCAGACCGCCTCAGATGGATCTGATAGCGGAGCTGAAGAGGAGGCAGGTGTCTCCTCTGGTGAGGGAGGGCAAGGACGGAGCCATCGAGGACATCATCACAG CTCTTAAGTCTGTGCCCTTCACGGCTCGCTCTGCCAAACGTTCCTCCCGGCTCTTCTGCGACTCGGTCTTCAGTGACGAG ATTTAA